CAAATAAAAATCCTTTGCGAGTTTTCCGCCGCAGGCGGACAGGCTCAGTAAATAAATAGCAGTAAATTCTGCAAAGCATTGCAGCATGATGATTTGCATTTTGCCCAAAAAAATTGTCACACACGTGAAATATTTCTAAATCATCGGCAGGGAGCAGCTTCTTTGCCGCTGGGGAGGATTTTTGCCAGAACGAGCTGGCCTCTTCTGAAATTGCCTTCAGTGAGTTTAATATCGAGGTATCTTTCGCATTTGCCGCTCTGGGTGTTTTCGTTTTCAATAATTACTGCTGCCTCTTGGCCTGCAAGAGAATTACGGTATTTCTCAGCGAGCCTGTCTCCCAGCTCTGCCAGCTCTGCGGCTCTTTGCTTGATCACGCCGGCGGGCAGATGCCCATTCAAATTCTCAGCTCCTGTGCCCTTTCGGGATGAATAGCTGAAAACGTGGATTTTTGAGAACCCGCAATATCTGCACATCTCAATAGATTTTTTGAAATCTGCCTCGGTTTCTCCCGGGAAGCCGGCAATTATATCTGTGGTTACTGCTGGTTTATGCAGACTCTCATTGATTAAGTCGATTTTCTGCCGAAAGGTTTCGCTGTCATACTGTCTATTCATCAGCTTCAGTATTCGGCTGCTGCCGGACTGAAGCGAGATATGGAAATGCGGAGCGAGATTGGTTCGGCTCTTATAAATCTCCATCAGTTCTTCGCTTATATCCCCCGGCTCTACAGAGCTTAGCCTGAGCCTTTCCAGACCGGGCGTTTTTGCGACAGAATCCACGAGCTTTAGAAATTCACGGTTCACGCTCTGTCTCCAGCGGCTTCTCTTTACGGTTTCTTTGCCGTATGCCCCGAGAAACACGCCCGTAAGCACAATCTCCCTGTGCCCTGAATCCACAAGCTCCTGAGCCTCATTCAAAACATTTTCCAAGGGCTTTGATGAGATATCAGTTCTGATTTTTGGGATTATGCAATAGCTGCAGAATCCGTCGCATCCGTCCTGCACCTTCAGAAATGCCCTTGTTTGCCGGCCGTAGTTTTTCAGTCCGCTCTCAAAAATCCTTTCTTCGGTTTTCAGTTTTCCGCAAACCTGCTCTAATATTTTTTCAAGCTGCTGATTCTCTCTCTGAAGTACCAGACTCTCAATATCCTGAGGTTTCTCTTCTGTTTCTGAGTCTATAAGGCATCCGTTGGCAATAATAACGCACTCCGGATTGGCTTTGTGTATTCGTTTTATCGCCTGCCTGCTCTTGGATGAGGCGTTTCGGGTGATGCAGCACGTTCTTACCACCGCTATGTCGGCATTCTCGGGTTTGAACGTCTGACTGAGCCCTATGGACTGCAAAAATTGCCTAATTTGCTGACTTTCGTACTGGTTTACTTTACATCCCAGCGTAGTTATATAAAATGTTACCATACTCCAGAAGATATAAAAATTGTAACCAAAAACAAGCCCTGCTTTTTCAGGGCGGCTAAGGAGACTGTGATATATGGCATCTGGCAGCG
This window of the Sedimentisphaera salicampi genome carries:
- the mtaB gene encoding tRNA (N(6)-L-threonylcarbamoyladenosine(37)-C(2))-methylthiotransferase MtaB; the encoded protein is MSSDSRTSTVSPSNLRCSALKARLPTSKAHTYSLPDAIYHSLLSRPEKAGLVFGYNFYIFWSMVTFYITTLGCKVNQYESQQIRQFLQSIGLSQTFKPENADIAVVRTCCITRNASSKSRQAIKRIHKANPECVIIANGCLIDSETEEKPQDIESLVLQRENQQLEKILEQVCGKLKTEERIFESGLKNYGRQTRAFLKVQDGCDGFCSYCIIPKIRTDISSKPLENVLNEAQELVDSGHREIVLTGVFLGAYGKETVKRSRWRQSVNREFLKLVDSVAKTPGLERLRLSSVEPGDISEELMEIYKSRTNLAPHFHISLQSGSSRILKLMNRQYDSETFRQKIDLINESLHKPAVTTDIIAGFPGETEADFKKSIEMCRYCGFSKIHVFSYSSRKGTGAENLNGHLPAGVIKQRAAELAELGDRLAEKYRNSLAGQEAAVIIENENTQSGKCERYLDIKLTEGNFRRGQLVLAKILPSGKEAAPCR